GCAGGTACACTGTCAGGTAATCCCGTTGCTATGGCAGCTGGTTTAGCCACTTTACAACAGCTTGAACAACTTGGTTTTTATGAAAAATTAACTACCACTACTAGCAAGCTAACAGCAGGCTTAACTGAGCTGGCTAATAGCCATGGCATTGATTTTACAACTCAACAAGTGGGCGGCATGTTTGGCTTATTCTTTACTACAGATAAAGAAATTACCAGTTATCAGCAGGCGGCTAGCTGTAATCTTGAGCAATTCAAAGCCTTTTTCCATGCAATGCTTGAGCAAGGTGTCTATCTAGCCCCTTCTGCTTTTGAAGCTGGTTTTGTTTCAATCACTCATACCAATGCAGTTATTGAGAAAACCTTAGCCGCTGCAAGTGTTGCATTTAGCAAACTTTAAAGCATTTAAATAAGATTACGTCATAGCTCATCTCAATAGTAGATGATCCATTTTGATTGGTTAGTTGTTTATATTCAGCTAGCCAATCAGTCATAAATTCAGGCGGCGTTACTTTCGCGTGTGGCATCCAGCCTGCAATATAATCAATGAATTGCTTTTCATTATTAAAGCTGGCGCTTCTCACCTCATGGCTAATTTTTAGCTTACTAAAACCAGTATCGCGTAATAGACTAGAAAAACTACAAAGAGTGTGGAATTGGTAGGGGTTAGAGAAGTTTTTAAAATAGGATTGGTATTTAGCTAAAAGGTTTTCAGAGGCTTGCCAAAGGTCTTTACATCTGGGATATATCACGCCAATGAATTTGCCCCCTTTGTTCGTTGCCTGGTAAATATTAGCCAGGGCTTGCTCTACGTTACTAATCCAATGTAAACAGTTAAAGCTAGTTACTAGATCAAACTGACTTACACTTTCAAACTCTCTGATATCTTGTTCAATAAACGTGCACTCTTGATAGTTTTCATGTGCAAATTTTATCATATCGCCAGAGCTATCAAGGCCAACAACTGTATTGGTATCAGTCTTCATCTGTGCAGTAATAGCCCCATCACCGCATCCTACATCTAAAACTTTTAGATTATTTAAATCTTCGTCTTCTAGCATGACGCTAGATATTGATTTTTGTACAGGTGAGTTTTTAGCGTAGTGCTTAGCATTCCAATCTGTTTGTGTTGCGCTCATAGTTGCTCTAATAAAATGAAAAATGCCGATTGACTAGAAAATTCTAGCCCACCGACACCTTTAATTTGTTTAACTTAGAACAACATTCTCGCTAGTTTTGACTCTTCCGTCAAAGTGAGTATTCATCAATTTGATTGCAAATACATAAGTAAAACCAGTAGCACCTAGTACTAAACCAGTATAAACAGTGTCATAGCTGGATAATGCAGCAATAGCTAATGGGGTTAATCCACCAAAAATAGATAAGGCCAAATTATAACCAAGGGCTAATGATGTTGTTCTATTTTTAGCCGCTGTTTGCTCAAAAATTACGGCACATGTTGGGGCTAATATGATTGCAGAGATACCCAAAATACAGAGTTTAGCCATACCCAATACAATTATATTAGAGCTATCTAGCAGCATGTACAGCGGGGCTGAAAACAGTATTAGACTATAGATTCCTGCTGTCATTGCTTTTTCAGCATTTGAGTATTTATCTATCAACCAACCTGCTATTAAAAACAATACAACTAGCAGCGCGTTACTTAGTAATGCGAATAGTGTTTTAGTTGCACTGTCATCAGTAAATGCATTGATTACAGTACTTGAAGAAACGGCATTAACATAAAACGTTATACCAGCAGGAATAGTAACCAAAAATACCTTAATTATAGAATTAAGATCAAATCCAAACCCTTGGCTATCAGCCATGGTCGAAAGCTTATCAGTCAATTTAAGCTTAAAGTAAAAGCTAAAAATGATATTAAATATGCCTAGAAATAGCGGTATACGCCAACCCCAAGCGGTCATCTGCTCTTTTGTTAATGAATATTCCAAACCAAATGTTATTACTAGTGATAAAACAACCCCCATTAGACTACTAGCGACAATTAGCGCAGATACTCTAGACTTTTCTTTTTCCGTCGAGTTATCGACTAAGTAGCTAATAATGACAGGGTATTCACCGCCAAAACAGAATGATTGAATCATTTGTAGCAAGAGCAAAATACAAGGTGCTAATAGCCCTATTTCATTATAGGTAGGCAGCAATGCAAGGGTTATTGTTGCTATACCTATTAGGCCGCTTGTCAAAATAAGGGCGGGTTTTCTACCATATTTATCAGCGTACCATCCCATGATATAGCCGCCTACTGGGCGCATCAGAAAACGTAACGCAAATATTCCCCAAACAAACAGCAACGAATTTTTTGTATCACCA
The sequence above is a segment of the Spartinivicinus poritis genome. Coding sequences within it:
- a CDS encoding class I SAM-dependent methyltransferase, whose translation is MSATQTDWNAKHYAKNSPVQKSISSVMLEDEDLNNLKVLDVGCGDGAITAQMKTDTNTVVGLDSSGDMIKFAHENYQECTFIEQDIREFESVSQFDLVTSFNCLHWISNVEQALANIYQATNKGGKFIGVIYPRCKDLWQASENLLAKYQSYFKNFSNPYQFHTLCSFSSLLRDTGFSKLKISHEVRSASFNNEKQFIDYIAGWMPHAKVTPPEFMTDWLAEYKQLTNQNGSSTIEMSYDVILFKCFKVC
- a CDS encoding MFS transporter is translated as MISWSKRIGIVTGNTFEYYDIAVFAAISTYIAVNFFPGDTKNSLLFVWGIFALRFLMRPVGGYIMGWYADKYGRKPALILTSGLIGIATITLALLPTYNEIGLLAPCILLLLQMIQSFCFGGEYPVIISYLVDNSTEKEKSRVSALIVASSLMGVVLSLVITFGLEYSLTKEQMTAWGWRIPLFLGIFNIIFSFYFKLKLTDKLSTMADSQGFGFDLNSIIKVFLVTIPAGITFYVNAVSSSTVINAFTDDSATKTLFALLSNALLVVLFLIAGWLIDKYSNAEKAMTAGIYSLILFSAPLYMLLDSSNIIVLGMAKLCILGISAIILAPTCAVIFEQTAAKNRTTSLALGYNLALSIFGGLTPLAIAALSSYDTVYTGLVLGATGFTYVFAIKLMNTHFDGRVKTSENVVLS